From Calothrix sp. PCC 6303, a single genomic window includes:
- a CDS encoding class I SAM-dependent methyltransferase, with the protein MSDSQKVSAAVAKLYDTYPFPPEPILDEPPPGYNWRWNWLSAYNFCTGMKPQKQNIRILDAGCGSGVGTEYLVHLNPEAQVIGIDLSAGTLAVAKERCQRSGANRVEFQQLSLFDVEQLPGEFDLINSVGVLHHTDDPIRGIQALAKKLAPGGIFHIFVYGELGRWEIQLMQKAISLLQGEKKGDFRDGVEVGRKIFASLPETNRILKREKERWAIENHRDENFADMYVHPQEIDYNIDTLFELIDASGLEFVGFSNPGFWDLERLLGKAPEIIERTKDLSERQIYRLIELLDPETSHYEFFLARPPLTKANWKNDSDLLTAIPEIQPCIDGFPSQVFFGHDYKVVNLSDGEFAFMQACDGNQTVGEILKNVELSLDGVRSLQRQQLIILSLSQ; encoded by the coding sequence ATGTCTGATAGCCAAAAAGTTAGTGCTGCTGTTGCCAAACTCTACGATACCTACCCCTTTCCCCCAGAACCCATTCTGGATGAACCACCCCCAGGTTATAACTGGCGCTGGAATTGGTTATCGGCTTACAATTTTTGCACAGGAATGAAGCCGCAAAAACAAAACATCCGGATTTTGGATGCAGGTTGTGGTTCTGGTGTAGGAACTGAGTATTTAGTCCACCTCAACCCCGAAGCACAGGTAATTGGTATTGATTTGAGTGCCGGAACACTCGCGGTTGCCAAAGAACGTTGTCAACGTAGTGGTGCCAACCGGGTGGAGTTTCAGCAACTAAGTTTATTTGATGTAGAACAACTACCAGGAGAATTTGATTTAATTAACTCTGTGGGAGTTTTACACCATACAGATGATCCAATTCGGGGAATCCAAGCTTTAGCCAAAAAGTTAGCACCAGGAGGAATTTTCCATATTTTTGTCTATGGAGAATTGGGACGTTGGGAAATTCAACTGATGCAAAAAGCCATTTCCCTCCTTCAAGGTGAAAAAAAAGGTGATTTCCGTGATGGTGTAGAAGTCGGCAGAAAAATTTTTGCATCGCTTCCTGAAACTAACCGAATATTAAAACGTGAAAAGGAAAGATGGGCGATAGAAAACCATCGAGATGAAAATTTTGCTGATATGTATGTCCATCCCCAGGAAATTGACTACAATATCGACACATTGTTTGAACTAATTGATGCTTCTGGATTAGAGTTTGTCGGGTTTTCTAATCCCGGATTTTGGGATTTAGAACGGCTTTTGGGTAAAGCACCAGAAATAATCGAACGTACCAAAGATTTATCCGAACGTCAGATTTACCGTTTAATCGAATTATTGGATCCAGAAACTAGCCATTACGAATTTTTCCTCGCACGTCCACCGTTAACTAAAGCGAATTGGAAAAATGACAGTGATTTACTCACCGCAATTCCCGAAATCCAGCCATGCATAGATGGCTTCCCAAGTCAAGTATTTTTTGGACATGATTACAAAGTCGTAAATCTCTCAGATGGCGAGTTTGCATTTATGCAAGCATGTGACGGCAATCAAACAGTGGGTGAAATCCTAAAAAACGTAGAGTTGAGTTTGGATGGAGTGCGATCGCTTCAGCGCCAGCAACTGATTATATTGTCCCTTAGTCAGTAA
- a CDS encoding ATP synthase subunit I: MSLTDESIEPTPPAQQESATGFEDAKSGNSMEEFYQLYQRLIVVTLVITGIVFISVWISYSLNIALNYLLGSCVGVIYLKMLAKDVERLGQEKQRLSKNRLALFVGLIIIATQWDQLAVLPIFLGFLTYKATLLVYTLQIVFLSESK, translated from the coding sequence GTGAGCTTAACAGACGAATCAATCGAACCCACACCCCCCGCACAACAAGAATCAGCTACTGGCTTTGAGGATGCAAAGTCGGGTAACTCCATGGAAGAGTTCTATCAGCTTTATCAAAGGTTGATAGTAGTCACACTTGTGATTACAGGGATTGTATTTATCTCTGTGTGGATTTCTTACTCCCTAAACATTGCCCTCAATTATTTGCTAGGGTCATGCGTGGGTGTGATTTACTTGAAGATGCTAGCAAAAGATGTTGAAAGGCTAGGTCAAGAAAAGCAGCGTTTGAGTAAAAATCGTCTTGCTCTGTTCGTTGGGTTGATTATAATAGCAACTCAGTGGGATCAGCTGGCAGTTTTACCCATATTTCTGGGATTCTTAACTTATAAAGCCACGCTCCTCGTCTACACGCTGCAAATAGTGTTTCTGTCTGAATCTAAATGA
- the atpB gene encoding F0F1 ATP synthase subunit A, with amino-acid sequence MQMLSALNTFNSFPLAALEVGHHFYWQIGSLKLHGQVFLTSWFVIALLVIASLAATRNIQRIPSGIQNLMEYALEFIRDLTKNQIGEKEYRPWVPFIGTLFLFIFVSNWSGALIPWRLIHLPDGELAAPTNDINTTVALALLTSLAYFYAGFSKRGLGYFKKYIEPTPILLPIAILEDFTKPLSLSFRLFGNILADELVVGVLVLLVPLFIPLPVMALGLFTSAIQALVFATLAAAYIHEAMEGHGEEGHEEH; translated from the coding sequence ATACAAATGCTTAGTGCCTTAAACACCTTTAATTCTTTTCCCCTAGCCGCATTGGAAGTAGGGCACCACTTTTACTGGCAAATAGGTAGCCTCAAGTTACATGGTCAAGTCTTTTTGACTTCGTGGTTTGTGATTGCTTTACTTGTGATTGCTTCTTTAGCTGCCACAAGAAATATCCAGAGAATTCCTAGTGGCATCCAAAACTTAATGGAATATGCCTTAGAATTTATTCGGGATTTAACCAAAAACCAGATTGGTGAGAAAGAGTACCGCCCCTGGGTACCATTTATTGGTACTTTATTTTTGTTTATCTTCGTATCGAATTGGTCAGGTGCTTTAATTCCCTGGAGATTAATTCATCTCCCTGATGGAGAATTAGCAGCCCCAACTAATGACATCAATACGACGGTAGCATTGGCGCTGTTAACCTCTTTAGCATACTTCTATGCTGGTTTTAGTAAGCGTGGTCTCGGGTACTTTAAAAAGTATATTGAACCCACACCAATTCTATTACCAATTGCAATTTTAGAAGATTTCACCAAACCCCTTTCCCTAAGCTTCCGTCTATTTGGCAACATTTTGGCGGATGAACTAGTGGTCGGCGTACTAGTTTTGCTAGTACCTTTATTTATTCCTTTGCCAGTGATGGCATTAGGCTTATTTACTAGTGCCATTCAAGCTTTAGTATTTGCCACCCTAGCCGCAGCCTATATTCATGAGGCAATGGAAGGACATGGCGAAGAAGGGCATGAGGA